Within Streptomyces antibioticus, the genomic segment CAGCAGATGGTCCTCGTGCGCGAACTGGTGGACCGGCAGCAGCTCCACCGCCGTCACGCCCAGCTTCACCAGGTGCTCGACCGCCGCCGGGTGCGCCAGCCCGGCGTAGGTGCCGCGCAGTTCCTCGGGGATGCCCGGGTGGCGCCGGGTGAAGCCCTTGACGTGCACCTCGTAGATCACCGAATCGGCCCAGGGCGTCTTGGGCCTGCGGTCGTCGGCCCAGTCGTCGTCATCGTGGACGACGACGCCCTTCGGGACGTACGGCGCCGAGTCCCGGTCGTCGCGCACGGTGTCGGCGACCTGCTGCTGCGGCCAGTCCCGGACGTGCCCGTACACCTCGGGCGGCAGGGTGAAGTCGCCGTCCACCGCGCGGGCGTACGGGTCGAGGAGCAGTTTCGCCGGGTTCCAGCGGCCGCCCGTCCAGGGGTCCCAGCGGCCGTGCACCCGGTAGCCGTAGCGCTGGCCCGGCATCACCCCCGGCACGAAGCCGTGCCAGATCTCGTGCGTCAGCTCGGTGAGCCGGGCGCGGGTCTCCCGCCCCGACGCGTCGAACAGACACAGCTCGACCGCCTCCGCCCCGCCCGCCCACAGCGCGAAGTTGGTCCCCGCCACCCCGTCGGGCCCGGTGCGGAACCGGGCGCCGAGCGGCGTGGGCGCGCCCGGCCACACGGGCACGCCGGGCGTCCTGTGCGACGCACCGTTCACGACGGCTTCGGGCGCGACCCGCTCCTTTGCCACCGTCTCCTGCTCGGCTGCGCTGGACACCGTTCCGCCTCCCGCGGCTCGTGGGACGACGTGGGCAAGGGGCGGGGCGTCCCGGCCGCTGCTCCCCGTCGCGTCGTCCTCCCCCCTGTTCTGCCCAGAGCGTGCCTCGCACTCACGTTTCCCCGGAGCGTGCCCGGTCGTTGGACACGCCGTGAGGCACGTACAAGGGCGCGCACGGCGCGCGAGGGTCGCAGTGGCCGCCGTAGTGACATGGGCAGGACTGCTGGCCGGGGCGGCCGGCTGCACCGCGGAGGGCGGCGGACTCGACCGGATGCTGGGCAAGGCGCCGGCCGCAGCGGACACCATCCGGGTGACCCCGGCCGACGGCACCAAGGGCGTCCGCCCCGGGGCCGGGCTGCGGGTGGCGGTGCCGGACGGGCGGCTGGAGTCGGTGAAGGTCGTGCGCTCCCAGGACGCCCAGGAGACCGCGGTGCCCGGCCGGATCTCCGCCGACGGCCGGTCCTGGCGGCCCGACGACGACCGGCTCGCCCTCGCCGCCCGCTACACCGTCGACGCCGTGGCGCTCGACGCCGACGGCGACCGCGCCGCGCGCCGCACCACGTTCACCACCCAGGTCCCCGAGGAGCGCTTCGTCGGGTACGTCACCCCGGAGAACCGCTCGACCGTCGGCACCGGGATGATCGTCTCCCTGGAGTTCAGCCGGGAGATCGCCAACCGGGCCGCCGTGGAGCGCGCCGTCCGGGTCACCGCCGTCCCGGACGTCGAGATCCGGGCGCACTGGTTCCACGACGGCCGCCTGGACTTCCGGCCCCGCCGCTACTGGAAGCCCGGCACCGAGGTCACCGTCGACCTGCGGCTGCGCGACGTCGAGGGCGCGCCCGGGGTGTACGGCGTACAGGACAAGAAGGTCACCTTCACCGTCGGCCGCAGCCAGGTCTCCCTCGTCGACGCGGCCCGCCACACCATGAAGGTCCACCGCGACGGCGATCTGATCGCGACCGTGCCCATCACGGCCGGGGCGCCGAGGACGACGACGTACAACGGCAAGATGGTCGTCACCGAGATGCTCGAACTGACCCGGATGAACGGCGCGACGGTCGGCTTCAAGAAGAAGAACGGCAAGGGCGAGTACGACATCCCGGACGTCCCGCACGCCATGCGGCTGACCGAGTCCGGCACCTTCCTGCACGGCAACTACTGGGCGGACGACGTCTTCGGGCGGGAGAACGTCAGCCACGGCTGCGTCGGGCTGCGGGACGTGAAGGGCGGCGCCTCGGACACCCCGGCCGGCTGGTTCTTCGACCGCTCGCTCGTCGGGGACGTCGTCGAGGTGGTCCACAGCAAGGACAAGCAGGTCGCGCCCGACAACGGCCTCGGCGGCTGGAACATGGGCTGGCGGGAGTGGAAGGAAGGCAGCGCCCTCGGCTGATTCCCGGCGCCCCTCGCCCCGCCTTTGCTTCTCCGTGCAACCATCCCCGCCCTCGTACGGTCCAAGTTGCGACGGAACGGTGACATTGACCTGACACGATGCTCAAAACCGTGCAGTTAATATGCGCCAGTGATCGCGCGGGACGCGCTGGGGTGGGGGCCTGACCGGGCCTTGCGAGGGGAGAACGACTGTGAACGTGCGACCGATATCGGGGGCGTCGGCGGGTGGACGCTCACGCGGCCGCAACAAGCGGTGGGCGGTGATCGTCGGCGGCGCGCTGCTGGCCGTCACGGCCTGCGGCGGGGGCGGGGGATCGAACGCGGGGACCGAGGGCAAGGACAAGGACGGCAAGGGCAGCACCGCCGCCGCCGAGAGCAAGCAGTCGGTGGCCGTCGTCACGATCGCGCCGAAGACCGGCGCCAAGGACGTGGACACCAGCGGCGCCCTCAAGGTCAGCGCCGACAAGGGCAAGCTGACCGAGGTCACCGTCAAGGACGACGACGGCACGAAGATCGAGGGCACGATCTCCGCCGACGGCAGTAGCTGGACGCCCGCCACGCATCTCGCGGCGTCCACCGAGTACCAGGTGCACGCGGTGGCCAAGGACTCCGAGGGCCGTACGGCCGCCGAGGACTCCTCCTTCACCACGCTGAGCCCGCAGAACACCTTCACCGGCAACTTCACGCCCGAGGACGGCTCCACCGTCGGCGTCGGCATGCCGTTCTCGGTCCGCTTCACGCGCGGCATCACCAAGCCGGACGACGTCGAGAAGGCCATCAAGATCACGACCGAGCCGGCCGTCGACGTCCAGGGCCACTGGTTCGGCAACGACCGCCTCGACTTCCGGCCCGAGAAGTACTGGAAGGCCGGCACCAAGGTCACCGTCAAGCTCAACCTCGACGGCGTCGAGGGCCGCAAGGGCGTCTACGGCAAGCAGGCCAAGACCGTCTCCTTCACCATCGGCCGCGACCAGGTGTCCGTCGTGGACGCCAAGAAGCACACGATGAAGGTCATGCGCGAGGGCAAGGTCGTCAAGACCATCCCGGTCACCACCGGCAAGCCCGGCTACGCCACCTGGAACGGCCAGATGGTCATCAGCGAGAAGTTCACGGTGACCCGGATGAACGGCGACACCGTCGGCTACGACGGCGAGTACGACATCAAGGACGTCCCGCACGCCATGCGCCTGACCAACTCCGGCACCTTCGTGCACGGCAACTACTGGGGCGGCGACGCCTTCGGCAACTACAACGCCAGCCACGGCTGCATCGGCCTGCGGGACGTGCGCGGCGGCTACGACGGCTCGGTGCCGGCCGCGTGGTTCTTCAAGCAGTCGATGATCGGTGACGTGGTGGTCGTGAAGAACTCCACCGACCCGGTGGTCGACCCCTCCAACGGCCTCAACGGCTGGAACCTCTCGTGGGCGGAGTGGACGAAGTAGTCCACGCGCGATCCTTTCGGGCGGACGGGCCCGGTGCTGTGAGCCACGGCACCGGGCCCGTCGCTGTTAGTCGGCGTTAACCTGCTGCCATGACCGTGAATCTCGAAGTCGCCGACGGCGTCGGCACGATCCGTCTCGACCGTCCGCCGATGAACGCGCTGGACATCGCCACCCAGGACCGGCTGAAGGAGGTCGCCGAGGAGGCGGCCCGCCGCGAGGACGTGCGGGCCGTCGTGGTGTACGGCGGGGAGAAGGTGTTCGCGGCGGGCGCGGACATCAAGGAGATGCAGGCCATGGACCACACGGCGATGGTCCTGCGCGCCCGCGCCCTCCAGGACGCCTTCACGGCGGTGGCCCGGATCCCCAAGCCGGTCGTGGCGGCCGTCACCGGCTACGCGCTGGGCGGCGGCTGCGAGCTGGCGCTGTGCGCGGACTACCGGATCGCGGGGGAGAACGCCAAGCTCGGCCAGCCGGAGATCCTGCTCGGGCTGATCCCGGGCGCCGGCGGCACCCAGCGGCTGGCGCGGCTGGTGGGCCCCTCCCGGGCCAAGGACCTCATCTTCACCGGCCGGATGGTCAAGGCGGACGAGGCGCTGACGCTCGGCCTGGTCGACCGGGTGGTGCCGGCCGACGAGGTCTACACCCAGGCGCACGCCTGGGCCGCCAAGCTGGCACAGGGTCCGGCGCTCGCGCTGCGGGCCGCGAAGGAGTCCGTCGACACCGGTCTGGAGACCGACATCGACACCGGCCTCGCGGTCGAACGCAACTGGTTCGCGGGCCTGTTCGCCACCCCCGACCGTGAGATCGGCATGCGCAGCTTCGTGGAGGACGGCCCCGGCAAGGCCACGTTCCTGTGAGACACATCTCTGTGAATCCCGCCGGAACCACTTGCAATTGACAGGGTGTCTGACCCGGGATCCCTCGATGGGGCGGATTATGGGAACCTTAAGGTGACCTTAAGCCTGCCTTGGCCAGGGATCCTGGGCTTGCCCCCGAAAGGGCTTACTGAGCAGGTCAGTTGGGGTCCGGCGGGCTCCGGCCTGCCTCTGGCATATGTCAACTCGCCCGCGCGGAAAGGGGTCGCACAGGGGGCGTATTCCCCCGGAACGGCCACGCGGGCGACATCGGGCGGCCATCATGGTGGGCATGGCGGGGCTGGAGGATGTCGAACAGCCGCGGGGGCACGAGCGTGTGGCCGCGGCACGATGGTCGCCTGCGGTCGAGGACGAACGGGCGCTCAAGGCGCTGGAGTTGTTCGGGAACCCGACGGAGGGCGAGGTGCCGTTGCCGTCCCGCCCCGAGTCCGCCGCCACGGCCCGCCGGCTCACCCAGGTCGTCGTCCTGCGGCAGTGGGGCCTGAGCCCTCGGATGACCGAGGACGCGGTCCTCCTCGTCTCCGAACTCGTCGGCAACGCCGTACGGCACACCGGCGCCCGGGTGTTCGGCCTCCGGATGCGGCGCCGCCGCGGCTGGATCCGCATCGAGGTCCGCGACCCGTCCCGTGGTCTGCCCTGTCTGATGCCGGTCCAGGAACTCGACGTCAGCGGCCGTGGCCTCTTCCTCGTCGACAAACTCTCCGACCGCTGGGGCGTCGACCTGCTCCCACGCGGCAAGACGACCTGGTTCGAGATGCGCGTCGCCGACCGCTGACCGCTCCGCGGGGCGGCCCCGCGGCTTCCGTGCGCGGGAGGCCAACCGGCCGCCGAATGGACCAATCGCCCGATTCGACGGCTCAACCGCCTTAAATGGGGCGGGTGACCACGACTGATCGTCGGGGGGTTCTGCGGGCCGGTGCCGGGCTCGCCGTCGCGGGGGCGTTCGCCGCGGGGTGTGCCAGGACCGGTGCCGTCGCGCACTCCGCGCCCGATGCCACGAGCCCGCCCCCGCCGACCGGCCCGGCCCGCCCCGCGCCGTCGCCGCGGCGCTTCCCCGGGCAGCCCGTGCAGGTCGATCACGGGCCCCGGGGCCGGCCCCGGGTCGCGCTCACCTTTCACGGGAACGGCGATCCCGCCACCGCGCGTGCGCTGCTCGCCGAGGCCGAGCGGCGCGGTGCGCGGGTCACCGTGCTCGCCGTCGGGACCTGGCTCGACGCGCATCCCGGGATGGCCCGCCGGATCCTCGACGGCGGCCACGACCTCGGCAACCACACCATGCGCCACCTCGACATCAACACCATGTCCGAGGCGGACGCCACCCGCGAGATCGAGGACTGCGCCGCCCGGCTGAAGCGGCTCACCGGATCCGTCGGCACCTGGTTCCGCCCCTCCCGCGCCGCCCGCGCCTCCCCGCTCGTCGAGACCCTGGCCCGCCGGGCCGGATACCCCCACGTCCTCTCCTACGACGTCGACTCCCTCGACTTCACCTCGCCCGGCGCGCCCGCCGTCACCCGGACCGTCCTCGACGCCGTCCGGGGCGGATCCGTCGTGAGC encodes:
- a CDS encoding enoyl-CoA hydratase/isomerase family protein yields the protein MTVNLEVADGVGTIRLDRPPMNALDIATQDRLKEVAEEAARREDVRAVVVYGGEKVFAAGADIKEMQAMDHTAMVLRARALQDAFTAVARIPKPVVAAVTGYALGGGCELALCADYRIAGENAKLGQPEILLGLIPGAGGTQRLARLVGPSRAKDLIFTGRMVKADEALTLGLVDRVVPADEVYTQAHAWAAKLAQGPALALRAAKESVDTGLETDIDTGLAVERNWFAGLFATPDREIGMRSFVEDGPGKATFL
- a CDS encoding polysaccharide deacetylase family protein gives rise to the protein MGRVTTTDRRGVLRAGAGLAVAGAFAAGCARTGAVAHSAPDATSPPPPTGPARPAPSPRRFPGQPVQVDHGPRGRPRVALTFHGNGDPATARALLAEAERRGARVTVLAVGTWLDAHPGMARRILDGGHDLGNHTMRHLDINTMSEADATREIEDCAARLKRLTGSVGTWFRPSRAARASPLVETLARRAGYPHVLSYDVDSLDFTSPGAPAVTRTVLDAVRGGSVVSLHFGYADTVAALPAVLDELDRRGLRAVTTTELLS
- a CDS encoding ATP-binding protein, which encodes MAGLEDVEQPRGHERVAAARWSPAVEDERALKALELFGNPTEGEVPLPSRPESAATARRLTQVVVLRQWGLSPRMTEDAVLLVSELVGNAVRHTGARVFGLRMRRRRGWIRIEVRDPSRGLPCLMPVQELDVSGRGLFLVDKLSDRWGVDLLPRGKTTWFEMRVADR
- a CDS encoding L,D-transpeptidase; amino-acid sequence: MNVRPISGASAGGRSRGRNKRWAVIVGGALLAVTACGGGGGSNAGTEGKDKDGKGSTAAAESKQSVAVVTIAPKTGAKDVDTSGALKVSADKGKLTEVTVKDDDGTKIEGTISADGSSWTPATHLAASTEYQVHAVAKDSEGRTAAEDSSFTTLSPQNTFTGNFTPEDGSTVGVGMPFSVRFTRGITKPDDVEKAIKITTEPAVDVQGHWFGNDRLDFRPEKYWKAGTKVTVKLNLDGVEGRKGVYGKQAKTVSFTIGRDQVSVVDAKKHTMKVMREGKVVKTIPVTTGKPGYATWNGQMVISEKFTVTRMNGDTVGYDGEYDIKDVPHAMRLTNSGTFVHGNYWGGDAFGNYNASHGCIGLRDVRGGYDGSVPAAWFFKQSMIGDVVVVKNSTDPVVDPSNGLNGWNLSWAEWTK
- a CDS encoding L,D-transpeptidase — encoded protein: MRHVQGRARRARVAVAAVVTWAGLLAGAAGCTAEGGGLDRMLGKAPAAADTIRVTPADGTKGVRPGAGLRVAVPDGRLESVKVVRSQDAQETAVPGRISADGRSWRPDDDRLALAARYTVDAVALDADGDRAARRTTFTTQVPEERFVGYVTPENRSTVGTGMIVSLEFSREIANRAAVERAVRVTAVPDVEIRAHWFHDGRLDFRPRRYWKPGTEVTVDLRLRDVEGAPGVYGVQDKKVTFTVGRSQVSLVDAARHTMKVHRDGDLIATVPITAGAPRTTTYNGKMVVTEMLELTRMNGATVGFKKKNGKGEYDIPDVPHAMRLTESGTFLHGNYWADDVFGRENVSHGCVGLRDVKGGASDTPAGWFFDRSLVGDVVEVVHSKDKQVAPDNGLGGWNMGWREWKEGSALG